A part of Scophthalmus maximus strain ysfricsl-2021 chromosome 20, ASM2237912v1, whole genome shotgun sequence genomic DNA contains:
- the zer1 gene encoding protein zer-1 homolog: MAAKAGDNPESLMALTTVFCLKNLRKTMCYQGFRDKLCLRSDIFLPSEICDKLVNTYMELVHTDSNFEPEESFLQLFSDPRSTRLTRVQLREDFVRDRDLEAIRKQDLIELHLTYCNSLSSRSLKTLTCFRETLVSLCLFGCRRIFYRKGGAPLACNEDSEEEEEESPAARQALETDFNFQGFNRLRLLNLGGLPDEVDAEMLLKPLKSLTSLDLSNVQLPGTAFLTQWKDRLASLVLYNVDLSEELVSTVVELVNLRHFDISRESRRTAKFKMTRKILTAFVQRLVNLVSLDISGQIMLDNCTVPHFEKAMGRPSTEPCKSSIYPLQELKRPLQFLGLYDTTLCNVTHIPAYKVTGSKNEDQVLNAIEAYTEFRPELAHRAINQLFDIARIQHCGQLLRALQLVIAALKCHKYDKSIQVTGSAALFYLTNTDYRSDQSVRLRREVIQVVLNGMEQYQEVTVQRNCCLTLCNFSIPEELEFQYSRVNQLLLKILEPARQDESIQRIAVHLCNALVCQVDNHHKEAVGKMGFVKTMLNLIQKKLQDRTCDQVMEFSWSALWNITDETPDNCQMFLNCRGMSLFLECLQEFTDKQELHRNMLGLLGNVAEVKALRPQLLTPQFITVFSNLLDSKADGIEVSYNACGVLSHIMFDGPDVWSMEEPRRDTVMDKMWDAIQSWDVTSRRNINYRSFEPILRLLPQSIAPVSQHWATWALFNLVSVYPSKYCPLLIKEGGVSLLETVLELDSSQPETKDMARKVMEQCETFKEDPMDTNHGPEVNHGQRG, translated from the exons ATGGCAGCCAAAGCAGGCGACAACCCCGAGAGTCTCATGGCTCTGACGACGGTCTTCTGCCTGAAGAACCTCAGGAAGACCATGTGCTACCAGGGATTCAGGGACAAGCTCTGCCTGCGCTCGGACATCTTCCTTCCCAGCGAAATCTGCGACAAGCTGGTTAACAC GTACATGGAGTTGGTCCACACAGACAGTAACTTTGAGCCCGAGGAGAGTTTCCTTCAGCTGTTCTCGGACCCTCGCAGCACCAGACTGACCCGGGTGCAGCTGAGGGAAGACTTTGTACGCGACAGAGATCTGGAGGCCATTAGAAAACAG GACCTGATCGAGCTCCACCTCACCTACTGCAACAGTCTGTCGTCACGCAGCTTGAAAACACTCACCTGCTTCCGCGAGACCctggtgtctctgtgtctgttcgGCTGCAGACGCATCTTCTACAGGAAGGGCGGCGCCCCGCTCGCCTGCAACGAGGActcggaggaagaggaggaggagagcccCGCTGCACGGCAGGCGCTGGAGACGGACTTTAACTTCCAGGGCTTCAACCGCCTCCGACTGCTCAACCTGGGTGGCCTGCCGGACGAGGTGGACGCCGAGATGTTGCTCAAACCGCTGAAGTCGCTCACGTCGCTCGATCTGTCCAACGTGCAGTTGCCGGGAACGGCGTTTCTCACCCAGTGGAAGGACAGACTGGCGTCTCTGGTCCTCTACAATGTGGACCTGTCGGAGGAGCTGGTCAGTACGGTGGTGGAGCTCGTTAATCTCAG GCACTTTGACATCTCACGGGAGAGCCGGCGGACGGCCAAGTTCAAGATGACCAGGAAGATCCTGACGGCTTTCGTCCAGCGTCTGGTCAACCTGGTGTCGCTGGACATCTCGGGTCAAATCATGCTGGACAACTGCACAGTTCCGCACTTTGAAAAGGCCATGGGTCGACCGAG cacCGAGCCGTGCAAGAGCAGCATCTACCctctgcaggagctgaagaGGCCGCTGCAGTTTCTGGGCTTATACGACACCACGCTCTGCAACGTCACACACATCCCTGCTTATaag GTGACCGGATCGAAGAACGAAGACCAGGTCCTCAACGCGATCGAGGCGTACACGGAGTTCCGCCCCGAACTGGCCCACAGAGCCATCAACCAGCTGTTCGACATCGCCCGGATACAACACTGCGGCCAGCTGCTCCGCGCTCTGCAA CTCGTCATCGCAGCACTAAAGTGCCACAAGTACGACAAGAGCATCCAGGTGACGGGCAGCGCCGCTCTGTTCTACCTGACCAACACAGACTACCGCAGCGACCAGAGCGTGCGGTTGCGTCGAGAGGTGATTCAGGTGGTGCTGAACGGAATGGAGCAGTACCAGGAAGTCACT GTCCAGAGGAACTGCTGCCTGACGCTGTGCAACTTCAGTATCCCGGAGGAGCTGGAGTTCCAGTACAGTCGGGtcaaccagctgctgctgaagatcCTGGAGCCGGCCCGGCAGGACGAGTCCATCCAGAGGATCGCCGTGCACCTCTGCAACGCTCTGGTCTGTCAGGTGGACAACCATCACAAGGAGGCCGTGGGGAAGATGGGCTTCGTCAAG acCATGTTGAATTTAATCCAGAAGAAGCTCCAGGATAGAACG TGTGACCAGGTGATGGAGTTTTCCTGGAGCGCCCTGTGGAACATCACAGACGAGACGCCCGACAACTGTCAGATGTTCCTCAACTGTCGGGGGATGAGCCTCTTTCTGGAATGTCTACAG GAGTTCACAGACAAGCAGGAGCTTCACCGCAACATGCTGGGGCTTCTGGGTAATGTGGCCGAGGTCAAAGCTCTGAGGCCGCAGTTGCTCACGCCACAGTTCATCACCGTGTTCAG TAACCTTCTGGACAGTAAGGCCGACGGGATCGAGGTGTCGTACAACGCGTGTGGCGTGCTCTCGCACATTATGTTCGACGGGCCGGACGTCTGGTCGATGGAGGAGCCGCGGAGGGACACGGTGATGGACAAGATGTGGGACGCCATCCAGAGTTGGGACGTCACCTCGCGCCGCAACATCAACTACAG GTCGTTCGAGCCCATCCTGCGTCTGCTGCCTCAGAGCATCGCCCCGGTCAGTCAGCACTGGGCCACCTGGGCCCTCTTCAACCTGGTGTCCGTTTACC CGAGCAAGTACTGTCCCCTGCTGATAAAAGAAGGCGGAGTCAGTCTCCTGGAGACGGTTCTGGAACTGGACAGCTCGCAGCCGGAGACCAAGGACATGGCCAG AAAAGTCATGGAACAGTGTGAAACCTTCAAGGAGGATCCCATGGACACGAACCACGGACCGGAGGTGAACCACGGACAGAGAGGCTGA
- the tbc1d13 gene encoding TBC1 domain family member 13, whose translation MSTAYRNRIQEFKVALSEENLNLTTLRELCFNGVPFEGGIRALCWKILLNYLPLDQTLWESFLTKQRDVYSQFLKEMIIQPGIAKANMGLSREDVTMEDHPLNPNPDSRWNNYFKDNEILLQIDKDVRRLYPDMAFFQRPTDYPCQLILDPQNDYETLRRRVEQTTLKAQTVNRNRSGVTNVSSPGKSLNLYPSNEYEVLPNGSEAHWEVVERILFIYAKLNPGIAYVQGMNEIVGPIYYTFATDPNSQWKEHAEADTFFCFTNLMSENRDNFIKSLDDSQCGITYKMESVYSMLKDKDLELYLKLEEQNIKPQYFTFRWLTLLLSQEFLLPDVIRIWDTLFSDEGRFHFLILVCCAMLILIRDNLLAGDFTVNMRLLQDYPISDVHTILTRAKDLQENS comes from the exons ATGTCGACCGCCTACAGAAACAG AATACAGGAGTTCAAAGTCGCGCTGAGTGAAGAAAACCTCAACCTGACGACTCTGAGGGAACTTTGCTTCAATG GAGTCCCATTCGAAGGAGGCATACGAGCACTTTGCTGGAAG ATCCTTCTGAATTACCTGCCTCTCGATCAGACGCTGTGGGAGTCGTTCCTCACGAAACAGAG GGACGTTTACTCCCAGTTCCTGAAGGAGATGATCATCCAGCCTGGAATCGCCAAAGCCAACATGGGCCTGTCTAGAGAAGACGTGACCATGGAGGACCAT ccTCTCAATCCGAACCCAGACAGCCGGTGGAACAACTACTTCAAAGACAATGAGATTCTGCTCCAGATTGACAAAGACGTGAG GCGACTGTACCCAGACATGGCGTTCTTCCAGCGTCCCACCGACTACCCCTGCCAGCTCATCCTGGATCCTCAGAACGATTACGAGACGCTGCGTCGACGAGTGGAACAAACCACCCTGAAGGCTCAGACTGTGAACCGCAACCGCAGCGGAGTCACCAAC GTCAGTTCTCCCGGAAAGTCTCTGAACCTGTATCCGTCCAATGAGTACGAGGTTCTGCCCAACGGGAGCGAGGCTCACTGGGAGGTGGTGGAGCGGATCCTCTTCATCTACGCCAAGCTCAACCCAGGCATCGCCTACGTCCAGGGCATGAACGAGATCGTCGGACCGATCTACTACACCTTCGCCACGGACCCCAACAGTCAGTGGAAAG AACACGCCGAGGCTGACACCTTCTTCTGCTTCACCAACCTGATGTCAGAGAACAGAGACAACTTCATCAAGAGCCTGGACGACTCTCAGTGCGGCATCACCTACAAGATGGAGAGCGTGTACTCGATGCTCAAAGACAAAGACCTGGAGCTTTATCTGAAGCTG GAGGAGCAGAACATCAAGCCTCAGTACTTCACGTTCCGCTGGTTGACCCTCCTGTTGTCTCAGGAGTTCCTGCTGCCAGATGTCATCCGCATCTGGGACACGCTGTTTTCTGACGAGGGCCGATTCCACTTCCTCATCCTGGTGTGCTGCGCCATGCTCAT ACTCATCAGAGATAATTTGCTGGCGGGAGACTTCACAGTAAACATGAGGTTACTGCAG GATTACCCGATCTCTGACGTCCACACCATCCTGACCAGGGCCAAAGATCTGCAGGAGAACTCCTAA
- the thnsl2 gene encoding threonine synthase-like 2: protein MLFCSTRGGDRGWDFRDVLFSGYAPDGGMFMPESVPVLSAATLRSWRSLSYTQLVVEVASLFIPTRLVPRRDLEVLVAEALSGFSVPEVVRVARLKDGLSVLELFHGETLAFKDLAMSCTVRLLDYFLQRERRTATVLVGTSGDTGGSAIHSAKGLSGLDVVVVYPRGRITSVQEKHMTTVLQDNVHVFAADGSSDDIDRPLRRLFADTELVESHGLMSLNSVNWSRIMVQLAHFVYAYLELSGVEQGEAGTALPELEVVVPTGGAGNIAAGVIVQLMGLPLKLVAMVNSNDIVHRTVTYGDFSMAAEVTQTLAPAIDIQDPYNMERVFWLLLDKDGAAVKNMMEEFQHTRRHTLPEKHRKLLSQVLTAGSVTDDEILETMRKCWEENQYVLCPHTAVAVWRHYHCPPDPEVNRCYIATASPAKFQVAVQRAGLTFDLPEAVQALDGLATRCQNLDRSPDWCGDWETRLREKIQSVSSSRDRRGNLNSS from the exons atgtTGTTCTGCAGCACTCGCGGTGGAGACCGGGGGTGGGACTTCCGTGATGTGCTGTTCTCGGGCTACGCTCCGGACGGTGGGATGTTCATGCCGGAGAGCGTTCCCGTCTTGAGCGCCGCCACCCTGAGGAGCTGGAGGTCGCTGAGCTACACCCAGCTGGTGGTGGAGGTCGCCTCGCTCTTCATCCCCACCCGGCTCGTCCCCAGACGGGACCTGGAGG TGCTGGTGGCTGAAGCTCTGTCCGGGTTCTCGGTCCCGGAGGTGGTCCGAGTCGCTCGGCTGAAGGACGGACTCTCGGTGCTCGAGCTCTTTCACGGAGAGACGTTGGCCTTCAAGGACCTGGCCATGAGCTGCACGGTGCGGCTGCTCGACTACTTCCTGCAGAGAGAGCGACGCACGGCCACCGTCCTCGTGG GCACGTCCGGTGACACCGGCGGCTCGGCCATCCACAGCGCCAAAGGTCTGTCGGGGCTGGACGTGGTGGTGGTTTACCCCCGAGGACGCATCACCTCGGTCCAGGAGAAACACATGACCACCGTCCTGCAGGACAACGTGCACGTGTTCGCAG CCGATGGCAGCTCAGACGACATCGACCGGCCTCTGCGGCGGCTGTTCGCCGACACGGAGCTGGTCGAGTCTCACGGCCTCATGAGCCTCAACTCGgtcaactggtccagaatcATGGTCCAGCTCGCTCACTTCGTCTACGCCTACCTGGAGCTCAGTGGCGTGGAGCAGGGAGAGGCCGGCACCGCCTTACCTGAGCTGGAGGTGGTGGTGCCCACCGGCGGGGCGGGAAACATTGCAG CCGGCGTCATCGTCCAGCTCATGGGTTTACCCCTGAagctggttgccatggtgaactCTAACGACATAGTTCACCGCACGGTGACCTACGGTGATTTCTCCATGGCTGCGGAGGTCACACAGACGCTGGCCCCCGCCATCGACATCCAG GACCCGTACAACATGGAGCGAGTCTTCTGGCTGCTGCTCGACAAAGACGGAGCCGCGGTGAAGAACATGATGGAAGAGTTTCAACACACACGTCGACACACTCTGCCTGAGAAGCACCGCAAGCTG CTGTCGCAGGTTCTGACGGCGGGATCGGTGACGGACGACGAGATCCTGGAGACCATGAGGAAATGCTGGGAGGAGAACCAGTACGTTCTGTGTCCTCATACCGCTGTGGCCGTGTGGCGTCACTACCACTGTCCTCCAGACCCAGAGGTCAACAG GTGTTACATCGCGACGGCGTCTCCAGCCAAGTTTCAGGTCGCGGTGCAGAGGGCCggcctgacctttgacctgcctGAGGCGGTGCAGGCTCTGGACGGGTTGGCCACTCGATGCCAGAACCTGGACCGCAGCCCGGACTGGTGTGGAGATTGGGAGACAAGACTGAGGGAGAAGATCCAGTCGGTGAGCTCGTCCAGGGATCGCAGAGGGAACTTAAACTCCAGCTGA
- the LOC118285561 gene encoding uncharacterized protein LOC118285561 has translation MEELETNLSVAPDDGDGASVSFELPSTPDNPGTSTGSQVSDRLFHLFTLLLEGKKLPVGRPKLDVSRDELEDLIDMDLSVPCISRTLGISVKTVRRRMQQWGLSIKESYSKVTDDELDFMVAAIRADSPNLGQRMMKGRLKALGHRVQWTRVWESMHRVDKPAAGDGPIDLGCDGRTRTTNGDQAPLSLVHVNTNHELIRYGIVMFGGIAGFSRKILYLRAANNNRPSTALDFFQEAVDTHGFPSRVRGDQSLKNAEIARHMLEVSGCGRGSFTPGSSDRDQRIDHLWRDVWKDVSSIYHDLLHSLEEDALLDPENHTHLFCAQYVFLPRIQRDLDAFADRWNNCSLHTERDLTPNQLWEQEKTVGASDDVKEDIFPGVKITDMDQARVLVPEVESPLGSEELDALHQLFSPTAPSLCFGADVFCAVVHYVDGVRESRQEAHDSN, from the exons atggaggagctggagacgaATCTCTCCGTTGCTCCG GACGACGGAGACGGAGCCTCCGTGTCCTTCGAGCTTCCCTCGACCCCGGATAACCCAGGAACCTCGACTGGGTCTCAG gtcaGTGATCGACTCTTCCATCTGTTCACGCTCCTGTTAGAAGGGAAGAAGCTGCCGGTCGGGCGTCCCAAGCTCGACGTGTCCCGAGATGAGCTGGAGGACCTGATCGATATGGACCTGTCCGTCCCCTGCATCTCCAGGACGCTCGGCATCTCGGTGAAGACTGTCCGCCGCCGGATGCAGCAGTGGGGCCTGTCCATCAAGGAGAGCTACAGCAAGGTGACGGACGACGAGCTTGACTTCATGGTCGCCGCGATCAGGGCCGACTCGCCCAATCTGG GACAGAGGATGATGAAGGGGCGTCTCAAGGCGTTAGGCCACAGGGTCCAGTGGACCCGAGTGTGGGAGTCGATGCACCGTGTCGACAAACCGGCAGCAGGCGACGGACCGATTGACCTCGGGTGTGatgggaggacgaggacgactaACGGTGATCAAGCTCCTCTGTCACTCGTTCATGTCAACACCAACCACGAGTTGATCAG gTATGGAATTGTGATGTTCGGTGGAATTGCTGGATTTTCCCGAAAG ATCCTGTACCTCCGAGCGGCCAATAACAACAGGCCGTCAACGGCTCTGGACTTTTTCCAGGAAGCTGTCGACACACACGGATTTCCATCCAG GGTCCGAGGAGACCAGAGTTTGAAAAACGCTGAAATCGCCCGACACATGTTGGAAGTTTCTGGCTGCGGCAGAGGAAGCTTCACTCCCGGGAGCAGCGATCGTGACCAGAG GATCGACCACCTGTGGCGCGACGTCTGGAAGGACGTGTCCAGTATTTACCACGACCTGCTGCACAGCCTGGAGGAGGACGCTCTGCTCGACCCGGAGAACCACACGCACCTGTTCTGTGCCCAGTACGTCTTCTTGCCTCGGATCCAGAGAGACCTGGACGCGTTCGCCGACAGATGGAACAACTGCTCGCTCCACACGGAGCGTGACCTCACGCCCAATCAGCTGTGGGAGCAGGAGAAGACGGTCGGCGCTTCAGACGACGTCAAG gaGGACATTTTTCCAGGAGTGAAGATCACAGATATGGATCAAGCCAGAGTTCTGGTTCCGGAGGTGGAATCTCCGCTCGGCAGTGAAGAGCTGGACGCACTTCACCAACTTTTCAGTCCCACAGCTCCGTCGTTGTGTTTTGGGGCCGACGTCTTCTGCGCCGTGGTTCACTACGTGGACGGCGTCCGAGAATCACGGCAGGAAGCTCATGACTCAAACTGA